One region of Miscanthus floridulus cultivar M001 chromosome 19, ASM1932011v1, whole genome shotgun sequence genomic DNA includes:
- the LOC136525313 gene encoding nuclear intron maturase 3, mitochondrial-like, translated as MLHRLAHTRVCRCFILPTSRALSNAPVPAPTPPDAPPLSAADLELLLRRCHYSASTHRFHSLLPLLSHPSVLLSSALHLSRRAHPSLPTPPQPPPITIAAAAAAFSSPSSHLRLLLPSRLKGQPLPVPTLPLRLAFRCAASVLDAVFAPRAATFAYRGRHAAVRYLKSIPSASWFFRVAIPRQPFAPRHVRRLLGAISSKVDDPGFLEFLNELFVSDGVAFEFGGCELGRGLPQESELTGTLVNIFFNIVDGEIMAIREEVHKKHPRMKDDRVRHTPVRVYAVRYLDDILVVTSGSKMLTIEIRDRIIAALERDLEVKVDRLGSSIHSAVSEKIEFLGIEFQAVPPSVLHPPMSEKAKRARKKYLKMKAEKAQELKNARETRRKKLGLKILNHLFKRMRRGEEFEFDFRIEKEVQQVFRDWAEETVAQYFESREHCQYWHRLLTSGDFLSLNRVRDQLPPALVDSYDKFQETVDRFLMPMRSHDMTEEEERLAEEEEEKQYEKRTVEDLTELKMRANVPIDLVRKAVKLTGFTNSMGRPRPIKLLLCLDDVDIIKWYAGVGRRWLDFFCCCRNFKMVKTVVTYHLRFSCFLTLAEKHECTKRQAISHFTKDLKVANDDGMAEVYFPTEREIKMMGDKNLSDPKPVDGALTMILVRLAVDGTSYPCLAHFCAKTETVLYRIRLLQNRLNIDPLNEKKWVHGLGAIHESLNKKCLPLCSMHANDLFLGKITLQDIDCTQFVDVE; from the coding sequence ATGCTCCACCGCCTCGCCCACACCCGCGTGTGCCGATGCTTCATCCTCCCCACATCCCGCGCGCTCTCCAACGCTCCCGTTCCCGCTCCTACTCCACCCGATGCGCCGCCGCTCTCGGCCGCGGACCTCGAGCTACTCCTCCGCCGCTGTCACTACTCTGCCTCCACCCACCGCTTCCATTCCCTCCTCCCCCTCCTTTCGCACCCCTCCGTCCTCCTCTCCTCCGCGCTCCACCTAAGCCGCCGCGCGCACCCATCCCTCCCCACCCCGCCCCAACCCCCACCAATCACCattgccgccgctgccgccgcgttCTCCTCCCCATCATCccacctccgcctcctcctcccgtCCCGTCTCAAGGGCCAGCCGCTCCCCGTCCCCACGCTCCCGCTCCGCCTCGCTTTCCGCTGCGCCGCCTCCGTCCTCGACGCCGTGTTCGCCCCGCGTGCGGCCACCTTCGCTTACCGCGGCCGCCACGCAGCCGTCCGATACCTCAAGTCCATTCCCAGCGCGTCCTGGTTCTTCCGCGTCGCCATCCCGCGCCAGCCCTTCGCCCCTCGCCACGTTCGCCGTCTGCTCGGTGCCATCTCCAGTAAGGTCGATGATCCCGGGTTCCTGGAGTTCCTGAACGAGCTGTTCGTCTCTGATGGTGTCGCGTTTGAGTTTGGTGGCTGCGAGCTCGGACGCGGGCTGCCACAGGAATCAGAGCTCACTGGCACGCTAGTGAACATATTCTTCAATATTGTGGATGGAGAGATAATGGCCATCCGTGAGGAAGTGCACAAAAAGCATCCTAGAATGAAGGATGACAGGGTTCGGCATACACCTGTGAGAGTGTATGCGGTTCGGTATCTAGATGATATTCTGGTTGTGACGTCTGGGTCGAAGATGCTCACAATTGAGATCAGGGACAGGATAATTGCAGCCTTGGAGAGGGATTTGGAGGTGAAGGTGGACAGGTTGGGGAGCTCAATCCACAGTGCTGTATCAGAGAAGATTGAGTTCCTGGGGATAGAATTCCAAGCTGTGCCACCGTCAGTCTTGCACCCACCCATGTCAGAGAAAGCGAAGAGGGCAAGGAAGAAGTATCTGAAGATGAAGGCTGAAAAGGCACAGGAGCTGAAAAATGCACGGGAGACGAGGCGGAAAAAGCTCGGCTTGAAGATACTGAACCACTTGTTCAAGAGGATGAGGAGGGGTGAGGAGTTTGAATTTGATTTCCGGATTGAGAAAGAGGTGCAGCAAGTTTTCAGGGACTGGGCAGAGGAGACAGTAGCACAATACTTCGAATCACGTGAGCATTGCCAATATTGGCACCGATTGCTTACATCAGGTGACTTCTTGTCATTGAATAGGGTGAGAGATCAATTGCCACCTGCCTTGGTGGACTCATATGATAAATTTCAAGAGACAGTTGACAGGTTTTTGATGCCGATGAGAAGTCATGACATGAcagaagaagaggagaggctagctgaggaggaagaagagaaacaATATGAGAAGAGGACTGTTGAGGACTTGACAGAGCTTAAGATGAGGGCCAATGTGCCGATAGATCTTGTAAGGAAGGCAGTAAAGCTTACTGGATTCACAAATTCCATGGGCCGGCCACGGCCAATTAAGCTACTTCTCTGTTTGGATGATGTGGATATCATCAAATGGTATGCTGGCGTCGGGAGGAGGTGGTTAGATTTCTTCTGCTGTTGCCGTAACTTCAAGATGGTCAAGACTGTTGTCACTTACCACTTGAGGTTCTCCTGCTTCTTGACACTAGCAGAGAAGCATGAGTGCACAAAGAGGCAAGCAATTAGCCATTTCACAAAGGATTTAAAGGTAGCAAATGATGATGGAATGGCAGAAGTGTACTTCCCAACAGAACGTGAGATCAAAATGATGGGTGATAAAAACTTGTCTGACCCAAAGCCTGTGGATGGTGCCTTGACGATGATATTGGTGAGATTAGCAGTTGATGGCACCTCCTATCCATGCCTAGCCCATTTTTGTGCAAAAACAGAAACTGTGCTGTACAGAATACGTTTGCTGCAAAATCGCCTAAATATTGATCCGTTGAATGAAAAGAAATGGGTCCACGGATTAGGTGCTATTCATGAGAGTCTGAACAAGAAATGTCTCCCCTTGTGCTCTATGCATGCAAATGATCTCTTTCTTGGCAAGATCACTCTTCAAGATATTGACTGTACTCAATTTGTTGATGTGGAATGA